A section of the Anabaena cylindrica PCC 7122 genome encodes:
- a CDS encoding YlqD family protein, whose protein sequence is MDVSNPQLLLKRGVNVKVIVTPLWKEEVQQQLQAQINQLDQQLQQLDVEGQRAVAAIQKQSLQPPGPQTLQQIDNIQLQVNQKKSELLEQKNQLLQNLQQVQFLELDQEVNQFQMEGFFRAEIGDNLISKMQVEIVLRDGVVEEIRGDI, encoded by the coding sequence ATGGATGTTTCCAACCCTCAATTGCTTCTCAAACGTGGCGTTAATGTCAAAGTCATCGTCACTCCTCTCTGGAAAGAGGAAGTGCAACAACAACTGCAAGCTCAGATCAATCAACTTGATCAGCAACTGCAACAATTAGATGTAGAAGGACAAAGAGCAGTTGCAGCAATTCAAAAACAAAGTTTACAACCACCAGGACCCCAAACCCTCCAACAAATTGACAATATCCAACTCCAGGTAAATCAAAAGAAAAGTGAACTGCTAGAACAAAAAAATCAACTACTACAAAATCTTCAGCAAGTGCAGTTTCTGGAATTAGATCAAGAAGTCAACCAATTCCAAATGGAAGGCTTTTTCCGGGCAGAAATCGGGGATAACTTGATTAGTAAAATGCAGGTGGAAATTGTGTTAAGAGATGGCGTTGTCGAAGAAATTCGCGGCGATATTTAA